In the Bacillota bacterium genome, AACGCTTGCGGGCTCGCCAGCGGCGATCCGGGCGCCCTGCGGCGCATGGTATAATCTAGCTGCCGCCGGGCCGCCTGCGGTTTGCGGAGGGGTGTCTGAGCGGACGAAAGAGGCGGTCTTGAAAACCGTTGAGGGCCTTGGGTCCCTCCGGGGGTTCGAATCCCTCCCCCTCCGCCACCTTTCGTCGCACGTCTGCGATTCACGTCCGGGGGGCGCCGCACGGGCGCCTTGGGGGTGTTGCCGAGGTGGAGGCGCTCATCGCCTTCGTCTCCGACATTCACGCCAACCGCCCGGCGCTCGATGCTGTCCTTCAGGACATGGCCCGGTTTTCGCCCTCGCAGGTGTACAACCTCGGTGATACGGTCGGTTACGGGCCACATCCGGATACGTGCATCGAGTGGGCGCGCGACCATGCGTCCGTTTCCCTGCTCGGTAACCACGACGCCGCCTGTGTGGGGCTGCTGGCGCTCGAGTGGTTCAACCCGTGGGCCCGGGAAGCCGTCGAGTGGACGGCGGCCCGGCTATCGACGGACTTGCGGCTGTGGCTCCAGGCACGGCCGCATACTTACCGGTTCCCGGGGGGCGCTCTGCGAATCCTGCTGGCGCACGGCACGCCCCGGCACCCGGTGACGGAGTACGTGAACCCGGAAGGGGCGGCGCAGATCCTGAGAGACGAGGATCCGGGCTTCGACGTGTGCTTCGTGGGGCACACCCACCTGATGGGCGTCTACACCCGGCAGGGCTACCGGCCGCTGTATGAGAGCGCCGAGCTCGAGCTTTCGGCCCCCTGCATCGTCAATGCGGGAAGCGTGGGGCAGCCCCGGGACGGCCGCCCGGAAGCGGGGTACGTGCTGTTCGATCCGCATGCCAGGCGCCTCATCGCCCGGCGCATCCCCTACCCGGTGGCGGCCACCCAGCAGGCCATCCTGGCGGCGGGTCTGCCGTCGATCCTGGCGGAACGGCTCGCTGTGGGACGCTGAAGCCTAGGCGGTTCTGGGCTGACTGGCTATACGTCTCCTCCGGAACCACAAGCATCCAAAAAAGTGGCGGAGCGGGAGGGATTTGAACCCTCGAGGCGCTATTAGTAACGCCTATCGGTTTAGCAAACCGACGCCTTAGGCCACCTAGGCTACCGCTCCGCATTACTATTAGCGTCTGGCTCGGGTGAGCCAGCCGATGTAACAGGCCTCGCGTTCCCTGGCAGATCCTGACGCGGAACCGCTCCCCGAGCGACGGGTGTAGTCTAGCATCGTGCTCGTTGCACTGTCAACCGAACTTTCGTCCGCGGATCGGGCCAACCCCTCGATAAAACGCGGTACATCGACCCACCCTTTGGCGAGTCGGTAGAAGGTCTGCTTCCCGGTCAAGACGACGAGCTTCCCTGGGTGCCGCTCACGAAAACAACGGATCTTATGAGCCGAGTCGGGGTCAAGATACCCTTTCACCTCGATGAAGAGGCCCAGGTCAGGCAGGTAGAAGTCGGGGAAGTATCGATGCTGCTTCCCATCCCGCCCCCGGTACGGATAACCCCTTCGGTTTCGCTGCCACCGGATGCCGGCCTGATCGAGGAGCTTTGCTACGAGCAGCTCCCAGGTCCCGTCCAACCTGACCCGGCCCGCATACGGTGATTCGTAGCAGATCTTCTTGCACCGTCCGCCCGTCGCCACCCATCCTCGTGCATAACGTTCGTGCATCAAGCGGCTCAGCTTCTGGCGCACTTCGGCCGTGTGGGGGCGGCCGTTGAACTTGCCCTGCTTTCTTGCAACTGCCAACGCCTCACGATACGTACGGAACCGGATTCCGTGAGCGAGGCAGAAGTTGCGGAGGGCGGCGCCGCCGCTGTACCCAAGAAGGCGAGCTACCTCCTCAGTGGACATCCCCTGCTGCCAGTGGTATTGCTCAACCGCACACCGAACACGCTCGAGCCGGCTTCGTTCGGGGGAATCTGGCGCGCGCCGCTTCTCCTCCCAACGCCGAAGGGCGATTACCCCACCCTTTTTACCTCCGAGTTGACGTCCCCAATTGTCAGATCTGAGCTCAGAGCCCGGCGGAAGGCTCACCCCGTAAGTCTTTACTCAGTCGAGAGCCACCTCCGCGGACATCGTGCTGAGTTCTTTGTGCCACCTCTTCAAACGAGAATAGCAAACGTCTGTTCGGCATTCAACCGACAGGAAAGGGTCGAAGTGCCTGTGCTGAAAAGGGATGGGGGTGGTCCTGTGGACGGCTCGGGCTTATGACTGTGAGTCAGCCGGAATCCGGCTCAGGCCGCCCATGTACGGCCGCAGGGCCTCGGGAATGGTGACGCTGCCGTCCTCGTTCTGGTAGTTCTCCAGGACGGCGGCCAGCGTGCGCCCCACGGCGAGCCCCGAACCGTTCAGCGTGTGCACGTACTCGGGCTTCGCGCCCGGCGCCCGGCGGAACCGGATGTTCGCCCGCCTGGCCTGGAAGTCCTCGAAGTTGCTGCAGGACGAGATCTCGACGTAGCGCCCGTAGCTCGGCATCCAGACCTCGGGGTCGTACTTCTTGGCCGCCGCAAAGCCCACGTCTGCCGTGCACATCTGCGTGACCCGGTAAGGCAACTCGAGGCGCCGCAGGATGTCCGTGGCGTCCTCGACCAGCGACTCGAGTTCGTCGTACGAGGTCTCGGGCAGGACGAACTTGACCAGCTCCACCTTGTTGAACTGGTGCTGCCGGATGAGCCCCCGGGTGTCCCGCCCGGCCGCCCCGGCCTCCTTGCGGAAGCACGCCGAGTACGCGGCGTACTTCCTCGGCAGTTCGCTGGCCTCCAGCACCTCGTCCCGGTGCAGGTTGGTCACGGGCACCTCAGCGGTCGGGATCAGGTAGTAATCCAGCCCCTCGACCTTGAACATGTCCTCGGCAAACTTGGGAAGCTGCGCCGTGCCGGTCATGCTGTCCCGGTTGACCAGAAACGGCGGGAAGATCTCCTCATACCCGTGCTCCTGGGTGTGCACGTCCAGCATGAAGCTGACGAGCGCCCGCTCCAGCTTCGCCCCGAGCCCCCGCAGCACGGTGAACCGGGCACCCGCCACCTTCGCGGCCCGCCCGAGATCCAGGATCCCCAGCCGCTCGCCGATCTCCCAGTGCGGCCTCGGCTCGAACGCAAAGCGGCGCGGCTCACCCCATCGCCGCACCTCGACGTTGTCCGCATCGCTTCTCCCGAACGGGACGGACTCGTGCGGAATGTTAGGAATCGTCAGCAAAAGCTCGCTCAGGCGC is a window encoding:
- a CDS encoding metallophosphoesterase family protein is translated as MEALIAFVSDIHANRPALDAVLQDMARFSPSQVYNLGDTVGYGPHPDTCIEWARDHASVSLLGNHDAACVGLLALEWFNPWAREAVEWTAARLSTDLRLWLQARPHTYRFPGGALRILLAHGTPRHPVTEYVNPEGAAQILRDEDPGFDVCFVGHTHLMGVYTRQGYRPLYESAELELSAPCIVNAGSVGQPRDGRPEAGYVLFDPHARRLIARRIPYPVAATQQAILAAGLPSILAERLAVGR
- the serS gene encoding serine--tRNA ligase gives rise to the protein MLDLKRIRTHPDLVREAMRRRGEDVPLDELLATDARWRELLTELEGLRAQRNRESQLVGQLKRAGRAKEAEEKAAEVRELGGRMQALEEETRRLEQRLSELLLTIPNIPHESVPFGRSDADNVEVRRWGEPRRFAFEPRPHWEIGERLGILDLGRAAKVAGARFTVLRGLGAKLERALVSFMLDVHTQEHGYEEIFPPFLVNRDSMTGTAQLPKFAEDMFKVEGLDYYLIPTAEVPVTNLHRDEVLEASELPRKYAAYSACFRKEAGAAGRDTRGLIRQHQFNKVELVKFVLPETSYDELESLVEDATDILRRLELPYRVTQMCTADVGFAAAKKYDPEVWMPSYGRYVEISSCSNFEDFQARRANIRFRRAPGAKPEYVHTLNGSGLAVGRTLAAVLENYQNEDGSVTIPEALRPYMGGLSRIPADSQS